In Nocardia sp. NBC_01327, the genomic stretch CCTCCGACACGTCGCTGCGTATCGGCAATGCGTCCGCGGAGATCGGCGGCGATACCGACGACTGGTCCGATGTGATCGATATGCGGCAGTGGTCGGTCGACGCGCCGATCCCGTTCGGCAACGGCCATACGGTCGAGGCCCGCCGCATGTTCCATCCGCCGGAGTCCTACGGTCTGCGCATCAAGACCGCTCCCGACCGCACCTTCGTCTACACCGGCGATACGGCGCTGTGCCCGGAGGTCGTGGAGCTGGCGCGCGGCGCGGATGTGCTGCTCGCCGAGGCCTCCTGGACCCATGACCCGGCGAATCGCCCGCCCGGCATTCACCTTTCGGGCCATGAGGCGGGCGTGGTCGCCGCCGAGGCCGGTGTCGGTGAACTGCTGCTCACCCATATTCCGCCGTGGACCTCCCGCGAGGACGTCATCGCCGAGGCGAAGGCGGTCTTCAGCGGTCCGGTACACGCGGTTTCTCCCGGCGAAGTCTTCGAAATCTGACCGTCTAGGCTGTGGCTCGTGTCTACACGAGCCGATGGCAGGGCGGATGACGAACTCCGCGAGGTAAAGATCACCCGGGGCTTCACCGCGCATCCGGCGGGTTCGGTGCTGGTGGAGTTCGGTGGAACGCGGGTCATGTGCACCGCGAGCGTCACCGATGGGGTGCCGCCGTGGCGTCGCGATTCCGGATTGGGCTGGCTCACGGCCGAATACGCCATGCTGCCCGCCGCCACCCACACCCGTTCCGGCCGCGAGTCGGTGAAGGGCCGGGTCGGCGGTCGCACCCAGGAGATCTCCCGGCTCATCGGCCGTTCGCTGCGCGCCTGCATCGATCTGGCCGCCATCGGCGAGAACACCATCGCCCTCGACTGCGATGTGCTGCAGGCCGACGGTGGCACCCGCACCGCCGCCATCACCGGCGCGTACGTGGCGCTCTCGGATGCCGTCACCTATCTGGCCGCCGCCGGCAAGCTGAACGACCCGCAGCCCATCTCCTGCGGTATCGCCGCCGTGAGCGTCGGCGTGGTCGACGGCCGGGTGCGCCTGGACCTTCCGTACGAGGAGGATTCGCGCGCCGAGGTCGATATGAATGTGGTGGCCACCGATACCGGCACCCTGGTCGAGATCCAGGGCACCGGCGAGGGCGCCACCTTCCCGCGCTCCACCCTGGACAAGCTGCTCGATTCCGCGCTCGCCGGGTGTGAGCAGTTGTTCGTGGTGCAGAAGGAAGCGCTCGCGCTGCCGTATCCGGGCGTGCTCCCCGAGCCGTCCGAGGCGAAGAAGAAGTCCTGATGTCGCGCCGGGTGCTGGTCGCCAGCCGTAATGCCAAGAAGCTGAACGAATTGCGCCGCATTCTCGACGAGGCCGGTATCGCGGGCATCGAGATCGTCGGCCTGAACGATGTGCCGCCGTACGACGAGGCTCCCGAAACCGGTGCGACCTTCGAGGAGAATGCGCTCGCGAAGGCGCGCGACGGTTTCGCCGCCACCGGAATGCCCTGTGTCGCAGATGATTCCGGTATTGCGGTGGATGCTCTCAACGGTATGCCCGGGGTGCTGTCGGCCCGCTGGTCCGGCACGCACGGCAATGACGAGGCCAACAACACGCTGCTGCTGGCCCAGCTCGGCGATGTCCCCGACGAGCGGCGCGGCGCGGGTTTCGTCTCCGCCTGCGCCCTGGTCGCCGACGGTGTCGAAGAGGTCGTGCGCGGCGAGTGGCCCGGCGTCATCGCCCGGAAACCGGTGGGCGACGGCGGTTTCGGTTACGACCCGCTGTTCGTTCCCGAGGGCGGCACTGTCTCCGCGGCCCAGCTCAGCCCGGCCGAGAAGGACGCCGCCTCGCACCGCGGCCGCGCCCTGCGACAGCTGCTTCCGGCGCTGCAGGCCTTGGCGGCCAACTGATCTCAGAGCCCGAAGGCGGCCTTCACTTCCTTGGTCCGCATGTGCTCGAACACGAAGGACAGGAACGGAATCGTGCCGGCCAGGCAGGTCAGCGCCGTGGTGACCGGCTTCCAGCGCGCCTTGATGCCCAGGTCGATGGTGAAGACCAGGTAGAGCATGTAGAAGATGCCGTGGATCTGGCCGACATAGAACAGCCAGTGCGGCGCGGTGTGGCTGTCGGCCAGAATCAGGTACTTGTAGACGACCTCGCCGGTGAGCACCAGCAGCCAGATACCGGTGATCCAGGCCAGCGTGCGGTAGCGCAGGAGCGCGCCGCGGATCTTCTCGGGCGCGGCTGCGCCGAGCGGGCGGGGCGCGAGGGTGGTTTCACCGGTCGCGACGGGGGCCTCGGAGTTGTCGCGCGCGGTCACCCGGCGCTCCTTTCGGGATGGTTGCGCAGCCCGGCGTCCGTGATCTGCTGATCGAGGTCGCTGGCGTGCAGTTCGGCCAGGTATTTGTTGTATTCGGCGACCTGGGGATCGTCATTGGTCGCCGACTTCGGTCGCTCCGGCAGCAATCCGGCCGGAATCTCGCGCGCCACAACCGGTTTCGGCTTTCTGATGCGCGGCGCGACCACGGTCCCGGCGGTGCTCGCAGCGGAATCGCCGGGCGCCGGTGCGGAATCGGCCGCAGCCTCCGGCGCGCCGTCCTCCCGGGCCTCCTGCTCGAGTCGCACGAACCGGAAGTACGCCCACACCACGAACCCCGCGAAAAGTGGCCACTGCAGCGCATAGCCCAGGTTCTGCCCCGTGCCGCTACCGGATTCGAAGCGCCCCCACTGCCACCACCCCAGACCGAGGCAGGCCACGAACGCCACGATCACGAAGATGATCAGAGCCGGGCGGCGGTGGGGAGCGGACACGACCTCCACGGTACCTCGCTACTACGCAAGCCGTAGTAGGAGGTCCGTCGCATTCCCACTCAGAACTTGTAGGTGACTCCGGTCAGGCGCTCGGACTCTTCCCACAGCCGGCGCCAGAGGTCCTGGTTCTGGGACAGCTTGCTGGAGGGGGCCGCTTCGACCGGGCCCTTGGTGCCGCCCAGGCGGGCAGGGCCCCAGTAGACGGTGGGGTCGGCGTCGGGGACGGTCGCGGCGAAGAGGGAGGAGTACGCGGCGTGCTGGGGGGATTGGCCGATGAGCCGGACGAAGGGCTTGGAGATCTTGTCCAGTGGGGTTTCGGTGCGGGCGAACAGATCGGTGGCCGAGACGCCGGGGTGCACGGTGTAGGACCGCTTGGCCGAATCGGCCGCGGTCAGTCGCCGCTGCAGTTCCCGCCCGAACATCAGGTTCGACAGCTTGGACTGCGCGTAGGCGAGATTGCGCTGATAGCGCCGGTGCTCGTAATTGAGGTCGTCGACCCACAGCTTCGGGGTCTGCCGGTGCGCGATGGAGGCGATGGAGACGACCCGGTCGTGAATCTTGTCCAGCAGCAGCCCGGTCAGCGCGTAGTGGCCGAGATGATTGACGCCCCACTGGGTTTCGAACCCGTCCTCGGTGCGCGAGAACGGCACGTTCATCAGGCCGGCATTATTGATGAGCACATCGAATTCGCCTGTGCTGTCCGCGAATTCGCGAATCGAGGCGAGGCTGGCGAGATCCAGCGGCGCGACCTTCACATCGCCCTCGATGCGGTCGGCCACCTCCTGCGCCTTGGCGGCGTTGCGGCAGGCCATGATGACGGTCGCGCCCTTGCTCGCGAGCACCCTGGTGGTCTGCTCGCCGATCCCGCCATTGGCGCCGGTGATGACGAAGGTGCGCCCGGACTGATCCGAGATTTCGCTGGGCTTCCATGCCATGGCTGTTGACCTCACGGGTTCGGCGTTCGGCGTGCGGCGGTGCACGCGTCGATGAAATTCCTCTGACCTTACTCCAGAGTAAGTTCAGACGGTAGACCGACTCGATCCGCCACGCCCCGACCCGCCGCCGCTCAGCCCAGCATCCCCTCGAGCGCCAGCGTGCGCGCCGGTTGCCGCAGCTTCTGCATGGCCTTGGCCTCGATCTGCCGGATCCGCTCCCGGGACACCCCGAAGATCCGCCCGACCTCCTCCAGTGTTCGCGGTTCGCAGCCGTCCAGCCCGTAGCGCAGCGCGATCACCTGCGCCTCCCGCTCGGGCAGCCCGGACAGCGCCACCCCCAGCTGCCCGCGCAGCGCACCGTCGGTGACCGTCACCGACGGGTCTGGGCCGTTATCGGCAATGAGCGCACCGAGCTCGGCATTGTCGCTGTCGCCGATCGGGGTGTGCAGCGAAATCGGTTCGCGCGCATGGCTCAGCACCTCCCGGACCTGCAGGACGGACATATCGAGCTCCTCGGCCAGCTCCTCGGTGCTGATATCGCGGCCCATCCGCTGCGAGAGCGTCCGCTCGGTGCGGATGACCCGGTTCATCACATCGGCCACATGCGCCGGCAGCCGGATGGTGCGGCCCTGATCGGTCAGTGCCCGCCCGATGGATTGCCGGATCCACCAGGTGGCATAGGTCGAAAGTTTCAGTCCGCGGCGATGATCGAATTTGTCCACCGCGCGCATGAGCCCCAGTGTGCCCTCCTGCACCAGGTCCAGCAGTGACATGCCGGTCGGGGTGGGGTAGCGCTTGGCGATGGACACGACCAGGCGCAGATTGGCGCGCACCATATGGTCTTTGGCCCGCAGCCCGTCCGCCACCGTGCGCTGCAGCGCACGTCGTTCCGCGGCGGTGAATTCGATTGCCGCGCCGTCCGACTCGTCGAGGCGCTGCCGGGCGAGCACTCCGGCCGCAATGCGCTCGCCGAGCTCGAACTCGTGCGCACCGGTGAGTAGCGGAGTCCCGCCGATTTGGCGCAGATAGTCCTTGATGGCGTCTTCGCTGACGGTGAGCGTCATGGAGGTGCTCCCTTCCGGCGGGTGGTGCTGGTGCCATGGCGATGCGGGTCATGCGGGGAGTCCCCTTCATTTGTACTCGCCGGTCTCGACCGTGGGGACAAATATAGGAAAGACCTAAAAATATGTCGGAAATGAATTTAGGACGGAATCGGCTATGCTGACGGCATGAGCGCGCAGACCGCCGAAGCCGGTAGCCGTCCCCTGGGTCTTCGGGAGCGGAAGAAGCTGCAGACCAGGCAGAACATCTCCAACACCGCCACGCTGCTGTTCCTCGAGCACGGCTTCGACACGGTGACCATCGCCGATATCGCCGCTGCGGCCGATGTCGCCAAAATGACCGTGACCAATTACTTCCCGCGCAAGGAAGACCTGGTCCTGGACGTGCACGATGAGTTCGTGGCGAGTCTCGCGCGCACGGTTCGAGATCGGGAGCCGGGTGAATCGGCCTTGGCCGCGCTGCGCCGGGACTATCTCGCCGCGGCGGCCGCGCAGGCCGCGCTCATCGGGTTCTCCGGCCCGGATTTCGCGCGGCTCATCACCGGCAGCCCGGCGCTGGTCGCGCGCTTGCGCGAATTCCACGAGGAGCGCGAGCGGCTGCTCG encodes the following:
- a CDS encoding cyclic nucleotide-degrading phosphodiesterase; amino-acid sequence: MRLTVIGCSGSVSGPDSPASGYLLTGPDMTPTVIDFGPGVLGALQRYLDPGEVDIFLTHLHADHCLDLPGLLVWRRYHPNPPTGKAIVYGPSDTSLRIGNASAEIGGDTDDWSDVIDMRQWSVDAPIPFGNGHTVEARRMFHPPESYGLRIKTAPDRTFVYTGDTALCPEVVELARGADVLLAEASWTHDPANRPPGIHLSGHEAGVVAAEAGVGELLLTHIPPWTSREDVIAEAKAVFSGPVHAVSPGEVFEI
- the rph gene encoding ribonuclease PH — protein: MSTRADGRADDELREVKITRGFTAHPAGSVLVEFGGTRVMCTASVTDGVPPWRRDSGLGWLTAEYAMLPAATHTRSGRESVKGRVGGRTQEISRLIGRSLRACIDLAAIGENTIALDCDVLQADGGTRTAAITGAYVALSDAVTYLAAAGKLNDPQPISCGIAAVSVGVVDGRVRLDLPYEEDSRAEVDMNVVATDTGTLVEIQGTGEGATFPRSTLDKLLDSALAGCEQLFVVQKEALALPYPGVLPEPSEAKKKS
- a CDS encoding non-canonical purine NTP pyrophosphatase produces the protein MSRRVLVASRNAKKLNELRRILDEAGIAGIEIVGLNDVPPYDEAPETGATFEENALAKARDGFAATGMPCVADDSGIAVDALNGMPGVLSARWSGTHGNDEANNTLLLAQLGDVPDERRGAGFVSACALVADGVEEVVRGEWPGVIARKPVGDGGFGYDPLFVPEGGTVSAAQLSPAEKDAASHRGRALRQLLPALQALAAN
- a CDS encoding DUF3817 domain-containing protein yields the protein MTARDNSEAPVATGETTLAPRPLGAAAPEKIRGALLRYRTLAWITGIWLLVLTGEVVYKYLILADSHTAPHWLFYVGQIHGIFYMLYLVFTIDLGIKARWKPVTTALTCLAGTIPFLSFVFEHMRTKEVKAAFGL
- a CDS encoding transcriptional regulator, producing the protein MSAPHRRPALIIFVIVAFVACLGLGWWQWGRFESGSGTGQNLGYALQWPLFAGFVVWAYFRFVRLEQEAREDGAPEAAADSAPAPGDSAASTAGTVVAPRIRKPKPVVAREIPAGLLPERPKSATNDDPQVAEYNKYLAELHASDLDQQITDAGLRNHPERSAG
- a CDS encoding oxidoreductase: MAWKPSEISDQSGRTFVITGANGGIGEQTTRVLASKGATVIMACRNAAKAQEVADRIEGDVKVAPLDLASLASIREFADSTGEFDVLINNAGLMNVPFSRTEDGFETQWGVNHLGHYALTGLLLDKIHDRVVSIASIAHRQTPKLWVDDLNYEHRRYQRNLAYAQSKLSNLMFGRELQRRLTAADSAKRSYTVHPGVSATDLFARTETPLDKISKPFVRLIGQSPQHAAYSSLFAATVPDADPTVYWGPARLGGTKGPVEAAPSSKLSQNQDLWRRLWEESERLTGVTYKF
- a CDS encoding sigma-70 family RNA polymerase sigma factor; its protein translation is MTLTVSEDAIKDYLRQIGGTPLLTGAHEFELGERIAAGVLARQRLDESDGAAIEFTAAERRALQRTVADGLRAKDHMVRANLRLVVSIAKRYPTPTGMSLLDLVQEGTLGLMRAVDKFDHRRGLKLSTYATWWIRQSIGRALTDQGRTIRLPAHVADVMNRVIRTERTLSQRMGRDISTEELAEELDMSVLQVREVLSHAREPISLHTPIGDSDNAELGALIADNGPDPSVTVTDGALRGQLGVALSGLPEREAQVIALRYGLDGCEPRTLEEVGRIFGVSRERIRQIEAKAMQKLRQPARTLALEGMLG
- a CDS encoding TetR/AcrR family transcriptional regulator gives rise to the protein MSAQTAEAGSRPLGLRERKKLQTRQNISNTATLLFLEHGFDTVTIADIAAAADVAKMTVTNYFPRKEDLVLDVHDEFVASLARTVRDREPGESALAALRRDYLAAAAAQAALIGFSGPDFARLITGSPALVARLREFHEERERLLGLALAEETGSAPADFTPNIAAALLGGVHRALFEETVRRTVDGASNDAIAAALIGYIGSAFDMLEPSLGGYAVRAN